From the genome of Paracoccus seriniphilus, one region includes:
- a CDS encoding restriction endonuclease subunit S, translating to MTDLPSGWVSTTLKEIAEWSSGGTPSRKRSDYFGGGIPWVKTGELTGKYIRETEESLSELGLKNSSAKIFAKGSVGIAMYGATIGKVSIWGIEASTNQACAVAQPIDGVASSEFLYHFLRSEKAALIKEGKGGAQPNISLGLLKEWPIPLPPLNEQRRIVEKIEAMFDEIDKGVESLQTARTALGLYRQSLLKSAFEGRLTADWRAQNADKLESPETLLARIKKERETRYKAALDTWQEALAKWRAGAEKGKKPTKPKRQAEFEFQAQENSSLWPTVRVEATLRAPLINGRSVKDKAGGFPVLRLTALKNGKIALSENKEGNWTEDEARPFLVEHEDIFLARGNGSKKLVGIGGRVMEKPMPVAFPDTMIRVRLDTSAVRPDFFLLAWNSWTVRSQIEEAARTTAGIYKINQDHVSGFTLPLPCLAEQAEITRILDARLEAADALEAEIDAALTRADALRQSILKKAFSGRLVPQDPEDEPASVLLERIKAERAKAPKSKRRKVRA from the coding sequence ATGACGGATTTGCCGAGCGGATGGGTCTCAACGACTTTGAAGGAAATAGCCGAGTGGTCGTCAGGCGGCACCCCAAGCCGAAAACGATCCGACTACTTCGGTGGCGGCATTCCATGGGTCAAAACCGGGGAGCTTACTGGCAAGTATATCCGCGAAACAGAAGAGTCACTCTCAGAGCTTGGCCTAAAGAACAGCAGCGCGAAAATTTTCGCCAAGGGTTCGGTCGGGATCGCGATGTACGGTGCAACCATTGGCAAAGTCTCGATCTGGGGAATTGAGGCTTCGACCAATCAGGCTTGCGCGGTAGCTCAGCCAATAGATGGCGTCGCGTCATCCGAGTTCCTTTACCATTTTCTACGCTCGGAGAAGGCCGCTTTGATTAAAGAAGGAAAAGGTGGAGCGCAGCCAAATATCTCTCTGGGTTTACTCAAGGAATGGCCTATTCCCTTGCCTCCCCTGAACGAACAACGCCGCATCGTGGAGAAGATCGAGGCGATGTTCGACGAGATCGACAAGGGGGTCGAGAGCCTGCAAACGGCGCGCACCGCCCTCGGCCTCTACCGCCAGTCCCTGCTGAAATCCGCTTTTGAGGGCCGCCTCACCGCCGATTGGCGCGCGCAGAACGCGGACAAGCTGGAAAGCCCCGAAACCCTCCTCGCCCGCATCAAAAAGGAACGCGAGACCCGCTACAAGGCCGCCCTGGACACTTGGCAAGAGGCCCTCGCCAAGTGGCGCGCTGGTGCCGAGAAGGGCAAGAAGCCCACGAAGCCGAAGCGGCAAGCCGAATTCGAATTCCAAGCGCAGGAAAATTCATCACTTTGGCCAACCGTCCGAGTTGAAGCAACTCTAAGAGCGCCATTGATCAACGGGCGCTCAGTCAAGGACAAGGCTGGTGGATTTCCGGTCTTGCGCCTTACTGCTTTAAAGAATGGCAAGATTGCTCTCTCTGAAAATAAGGAGGGCAACTGGACCGAAGATGAAGCCCGCCCGTTCCTCGTAGAACACGAGGACATCTTCCTAGCCCGTGGTAACGGTAGTAAGAAGCTGGTCGGGATTGGCGGACGTGTCATGGAAAAGCCCATGCCGGTTGCCTTCCCGGATACTATGATCCGTGTGCGGCTCGACACCTCTGCCGTGCGTCCCGACTTCTTCTTGCTTGCCTGGAACTCTTGGACGGTGCGCAGCCAAATCGAAGAGGCCGCGCGCACAACTGCTGGCATCTACAAGATCAATCAAGACCACGTTTCTGGCTTCACACTTCCCTTGCCCTGCCTCGCCGAACAAGCCGAAATCACCCGCATCCTCGACGCGCGTCTCGAAGCCGCCGATGCGCTCGAAGCCGAGATCGACGCCGCCCTCACCCGCGCCGACGCTCTGCGCCAATCCATCCTGAAAAAAGCCTTCTCCGGCCGTCTCGTCCCCCAAGACCCCGAGGACGAACCTGCCTCTGTCCTGCTGGAACGGATCAAGGCCGAGCGCGCCAAGGCCCCGAAGTCGAAGAGACGGAAGGTCCGCGCATGA